The Impatiens glandulifera chromosome 3, dImpGla2.1, whole genome shotgun sequence genome contains a region encoding:
- the LOC124931029 gene encoding 3-oxo-Delta(4,5)-steroid 5-beta-reductase-like, with the protein MSWWWAGAIGAAKKKFDEEDDAASLKYQSVALIIGVTGIVGNSLAEILPLSDTPGGPWKVYGVARRPRPSWNADFPVDYIQCDILDANDTVSKLSPIAAEITHIFYAAWTSRSTEVENCSFNGAMFRNVLNALIPNAPNLRHICLQTGRKHYSGPFELWWKMQFHDPPHHEELPRLDCPCFYYTQEDILFEECSKSDGRITWSVHRPGLIFGFSPYSLMNVIGSLCVYATICKHEGLPLRFPGSKEAWDGYFDSSDADLIAEHQIWASVDPNAKNEAFNISNGDVFKWKHFWKILAEQFGVEEVEFEEGGGFSLVEAMKGKERVWEEIVKEKELVETKLNEVGNWAIIDLIFRGPHPLDCMNKSKEHGFLGFRNSKNSFISWIDKMKAYKIVP; encoded by the exons ATGAGTTGGTGGTGGGCAGGAGCAATCGGAGCTGCAAAG AAAAAATTCGATGAAGAAGATGACGCCGCGTCTCTTAAATATCAAAGCGTCGCTCTGATCATCGGCGTCACAGGTATAGTCGGAAACAGCCTCGCCGAGATCCTCCCCCTTTCAGATACCCCCGGCGGTCCTTGGAAGGTCTACGGCGTCGCACGCCGTCCCCGTCCTTCCTGGAATGCAGATTTCCCCGTCGATTATATCCAATGCGATATCCTCGACGCCAACGATACCGTTTCCAAGCTCTCTCCGATTGCTGCCGAGATTACACATATTTTCTATGCAGCATGGACCAGCCGATCTACGGAGGTAGAGAATTGCTCCTTTAACGGCGCTATGTTTCGGAATGTTCTAAACGCTTTGATTCCGAACGCACCGAATCTTCGTCATATCTGTTTACAGACAGGACGGAAACATTACTCTGGACCTTTCGAATTATGGTGGAAAATGCAGTTTCACGATCCACCGCATCATGAAGAACTTCCTCGATTAGATTGTCCTTGTTTCTATTACACACAAGAAGATATTCTTTTCGAGGAATGTTCCAAATCTGATGGTCGAATCACATGGTCGGTTCATCGGCCAGGATTAATCTTCGGTTTCTCTCCTTACAGCTTGATGAACGTGATCGGTTCTCTCTGCGTTTACGCAACAATCTGTAAGCACGAGGGTCTTCCGTTGAGGTTTCCTGGATCAAAGGAAGCATGGGATGGTTATTTCGATTCATCTGATGCAGATTTGATAGCTGAGCATCAGATTTGGGCGTCTGTTGATCCTAATGCGAAAAATGAAGCATTCAATATCAGTAATGGAGATGTATTCAAATGGAAACATTTCTGGAAGATCCTGGCTGAACAGTTTGGTGTTGAAGAAGTAGAATTTGAGGAAGGAGGAGGATTTAGCTTGGTGGAAGCCATGAAAGGGAAGGAAAGAGTATGGGAAGAGATTGTGAAAGAGAAAGAACTGGTTGAAACGAAGCTGAATGAGGTGGGGAATTGGGCTATCATTGATTTGATTTTCAGAGGACCACACCCACTAGATTGTATGAACAAGAGCAAAGAACATGGGTTTTTGGGTTTCAGGAATAGTAAGAATTCTTTCATCAGTTGGATTGATAAGATGAAAGCTTACAAGATTGTGCCTTGA
- the LOC124929479 gene encoding COP9 signalosome complex subunit 5b-like, whose translation MDLFSSSASIAQRTWEIENNIHSLETHVPSSSSSAADSSDSIFNYDDEAQNKVLREKPWTNDPHYFKRVKISALALLKMVVHARSGGTIEIMGLMQGKTYGDTIIVMDSFALPVEGTETRVNAQEDAYEYMVEYSQTNKQAGRLENVVGWYHSHPGYGCWLSGIDVSTQMLNQQHQEPFLAVVIDPTRTVSAGKVEIGAFRTYPDGYKPADDPVSEYQTIPLNKIEDFGVHCKQYYALDITYFKSSLDCHILDMLWNKYWVNTLSSSPLLGNGDYVAGQMSDLAEKLEQAENHLSHSRFGPLITPSSSRKKEEENELAKITRDSAKITVEQIHGLMSQVIKDILFNSVRQPSGGSSSSRHSCCEHSSGPEPMVET comes from the exons ATGGATCTTTTCTCATCGTCGGCTTCGATTGCGCAGAGAACGTGGGAAATCGAGAACAACATTCACTCCTTGGAAACTCACGTTCCATCATCATCCTCTTCGGCGGCGGACTCATCTGATTCGATCTTCAATTACGACGATGAGGCTCAGAACAAGGTCCTCAGGGAGAAGCCATGGACTAACGACCCTCACTACTTCAAGCGTGTCAAGATCTCCGCTCTCGCTCTTTTGAAGATGGTTGTTCACGCCCGCTCCGGCGGCACCATCGAGATCATGGGCCTTATGCAAGGAAAGACTTACGGAGACACCATCATAGTCATGGATTCGTTTGCTCTCCCTGTTGAAGGCACGGAGACTAGGGTTAATGCCCAGGAGGACGCTTATGAGTACATGGTCGAATATTCCCAGACGAACAAgcag GCAGGAAGGTTAGAAAACGTAGTTGGGTGGTACCATTCACACCCTGGTTATGGTTGCTGGCTTTCTGGTATCGATGTTTCAACGCAGATGCTGAACCAGCAGCATCAGGAGCCATTTCTGGCTGTAGTGATTGATCCAACTAGGACAGTTTCGGCTGGAAAGGTTGAGATAGGGGCATTTAGAACATATCCAGATGGCTATAAGCCAGCTGATGATCCTGTTTCAGAATATCAAACCATCCCCTTGAACAAGATCGAAGACTTTGGCGTACACTGTAAACAg TATTATGCACTGGATATAACATATTTCAAATCATCACTTGACTGTCACATCTTGGATATGTTATGGAATAAGTACTGGGTGAACACTCTCTCCTCATCGCCTTTGCTGGGAAATGGAGACTATGTAGCTGGACAAATGTCTGATTTGG CTGAAAAGCTAGAGCAAGCTGAAAATCATTTGTCACATTCACGATTTGGGCCTcttataactccttcttcttcaAGGAAGAAAGAG GAAGAAAATGAACTTGCGAAAATAACTAGGGACAGTGCAAAGATAACGGTTGAGCAGATTCACGGATTAATGTCACAG GTTATAAAGGACATACTATTCAATTCAGTTAGACAGCCCAGCGGtggcagcagcagcagcagacaCAGTTGCTGTGAACATTCTTCTGGTCCTGAACCTATGGTTGAAACCTAA
- the LOC124929681 gene encoding probable CCR4-associated factor 1 homolog 11, with the protein MDSNNRIREVWNYNVNEEIDMIYKILPCTPFVSFDTEFPGTIYKPDVPNYCLSSLPPETNYSYMKANVDALKLIQFGLTLSTSPNPRSGYVSSFVWQFNIKDFDVDSDVHNSDSIALLKNQGIDFARNKVDGIDSGLLISMLTDCGVLGSKIPRAWITFHGAYDFGFVVKILTGSPLPSDPIMFMVLVRQIFGESVFDLKHVMKSFDGLYGGLDKLANTLKVERRSGTQSHQAGSDSLLTMEVFCKLRQDYLDKLPPCKINGFKNIIHGLELPLIRVYQPQPQPQPHYILIPYY; encoded by the coding sequence ATGGACTCCAACAATAGAATTCGTGAAGTTTGGAACTATAATGTTAATGAAGAGATtgatatgatttataaaatccTTCCTTGCACACCGTTTGTGTCATTCGATACCGAATTCCCCGGCACTATCTACAAGCCCGACGTTCCAAACTATTGTCTTTCGAGTCTACCTCCTGAGACTAACTATTCTTATATGAAGGCCAATGTAGACGCTCTCAAGTTAATCCAATTTGGTCTAACACTGTCAACTTCTCCCAACCCTCGTTCCGGATATGTAAGTTCTTTTGTGTGGCAGTTTAACATCAAGGATTTTGACGTTGATTCAGATGTTCACAACTCAGACTCCATAGCACTCTTAAAGAATCAGGGTATTGACTTTGCAAGAAACAAAGTAGATGGTATTGATTCGGGATTGTTAATCTCTATGTTGACGGATTGTGGAGTATTGGGCTCTAAGATTCCTCGCGCTTGGATCACTTTTCATGGTGCCTATGACTTTGGATTCGTCGTCAAGATTCTAACCGGAAGTCCCCTTCCATCGGATCCGATCATGTTCATGGTTCTAGTCAGGCAAATATTCGGGGAATCAGTTTTCGACCTCAAACACGTTATGAAGTCTTTCGATGGACTCTACGGTGGGTTAGACAAATTGGCGAATACTCTTAAAGTGGAAAGAAGATCGGGCACTCAGAGTCATCAGGCTGGTTCAGATAGTCTTCTTACGATGGAAGTATTTTGTAAACTCCGACAAGATTATTTGGATAAACTTCCTCCTTGCAAAATCAATGGATTCAAAAACATTATTCATGGACTCGAGTTACCTTTAATTCGTGTCTATCAACCTCAACCCCAACCTCAACCTCATTATATTCTTATACCTTATTATTAA